In the genome of Sciurus carolinensis chromosome 3, mSciCar1.2, whole genome shotgun sequence, one region contains:
- the LOC124979904 gene encoding xin actin-binding repeat-containing protein 2-like yields the protein MSKPKWPPEATVSESSEFGGESLMEHVKTLENKGQEQNNLSLLQPFLQSTHMCLKEEGTGIKEMKMNEARKDEKKEGNQNVQDKLNEAEEARDKRKSEMDLNDSNNVVVQRAEKEKNEKTNEPDSGEVLQVANTDDEVVLEYHKENLNKNNNNNYVAVPYLNDCRQKTSILEFSNLLPLSNDTASDYQIKKLENASRISELLGIFESEKTYSRNVLALALQKQTDRETAGSPLQSAPTPGLQRRLIAKGKSSMVSSDAHLLNIKGNHSHNKNLHFFFSNTVKITAFSKKTENIFECDLIDSVDQFKNMYLREFGNNVNHWHGEVVGAAHSNGNTSLDAVSCEYAAQSSLPSKEGQSEQLTVEEQIKRNRCYSDTE from the coding sequence ATGAGTAAACCTAAATGGCCACCAGAGGCGACAGTGTCTGAATCCTCTGAATTTGGAGGCGAATCGCTGATGGAACATGTTAAAACTCTGGAAAATAAGGGACAAGAACAAAATAACCTTTCTTTACTGCAGCCATTTCTGCAGTCCACCCATATGTGTCTGAAAGAGGAGGGTACAggaatcaaagaaatgaaaatgaatgaagcaagaaaagatgagaagaaggaaggaaatcagaATGTGCAAGATAAGCTGAATGAGGCTGAAGAAGCAAGGGataagagaaaaagtgaaatggaTCTTAATGACAGCAATAATGTGGTTGTGCAGAGggctgaaaaggagaaaaatgaaaaaactaacGAACCTGACAGTGGAGAAGTTTTACAGGTTGCTAACACTGATGATGAGGTGGTGCTAGAATATCACAAAGAGAATttgaataagaataataataacaattatgtTGCAGTCCCATATCTGAATGACTGCAGGCAGAAGACatctattttagaattttctaatCTGTTACCACTCTCAAATGACACCGCAAGTGACTACcaaattaaaaagttagaaaatgcGTCTAGAATCTCAGAGTTACTTGGGATATTTGAATCTGAAAAGACATATTCAAGGAATGTACTAGCGCTGGCTCTCCAGAAACAGACTGACAGAGAGACTGCTGGCAGTCCTCTACAGTCTGCTCCAACCCCAGGCCTACAGAGGCGCTTAATAGCAAAGGGGAAAAGTTCAATGGTCTCTTCCGATGCACATCTCTTAAACATTAAAGGTAACCATTCACATAACAAGAAtttacactttttcttttctaacactGTGAAAATCACGGCTTTttccaagaaaactgaaaatatttttgagtgtgATTTAATAGATTCTGTGGATCagtttaaaaacatgtatttaagGGAATTTGGAAACAATGTTAATCATTGGCATGGTGAAGTAGTAGGAGCAGCCCATAGTAATGGAAACACAAGTTTGGATGCTGTGAGCTGTGAATATGCAGCACAGTCTTCGCTCCCCAGCAAGGAGGGCCAGTCTGAACAACTGACAGTGGAAGAGCAGATTAAAAGGAACAggtgctacagtgacacagagtAA